One Sphingobacteruim zhuxiongii DNA window includes the following coding sequences:
- a CDS encoding DUF1573 domain-containing protein, giving the protein MSKFVYSCFIIILLFTSCDDFKDKKTTIEIIDNERHYYPILTGQHLDVVFKFKNTGDVPLLLTDIITSCGCLVVNKITTKNVPPGEEGVISMTFNSYKNIGYVKHWIELYGNFASSLKEELIFDVNVVPNALYTKDYEELFQEEKAKEGGVKDMVDGKENNLGYYLDLD; this is encoded by the coding sequence ATGAGTAAATTCGTATATAGTTGTTTTATAATCATACTCTTGTTTACTTCTTGTGATGATTTCAAAGACAAGAAAACAACAATTGAGATTATAGACAATGAACGCCATTATTATCCAATTTTAACCGGGCAACATCTAGACGTTGTTTTTAAATTTAAGAATACAGGGGATGTCCCACTGTTGCTTACTGATATTATCACATCTTGCGGCTGTCTTGTAGTCAATAAAATTACGACGAAGAATGTTCCTCCAGGTGAGGAGGGCGTCATTAGTATGACTTTCAATAGTTATAAGAACATTGGCTATGTGAAGCATTGGATTGAGCTATATGGCAATTTTGCTAGTAGTTTGAAGGAAGAACTCATTTTTGATGTAAATGTAGTTCCGAATGCTCTCTATACGAAGGATTATGAGGAGCTGTTCCAAGAAGAGAAAGCTAAAGAAGGTGGCGTGAAAGATATGGTTGATGGTAAGGAAAACAACCTTGGATACTATCTCGATCTGGATTAA
- a CDS encoding NADPH-dependent FMN reductase, producing MGNIQVGLFVGSLRKESFNKKIANYLISIAPKGYEYQLIEIGQLPFYNEDLEGDKLPAVYKEFRATIEALDAFIFVTPEYNRSVPAVLKNAIDVASRPYGKAKWNKKPAAVISSSIGAIGGFGANHHLRQSLVFVDVPTMAQPEAYIGHVAKLFDEQGKLINEDTAKFLEDYLAAFSTWVERFVKK from the coding sequence ATGGGAAATATACAAGTCGGCCTATTTGTAGGTAGTTTAAGGAAAGAATCGTTTAATAAAAAGATTGCGAATTACCTGATTAGTATCGCTCCAAAAGGTTACGAATACCAACTTATAGAAATTGGACAGCTACCCTTCTACAATGAGGATCTCGAGGGGGATAAACTTCCTGCAGTTTACAAAGAATTTCGCGCAACAATTGAAGCTTTGGATGCTTTTATCTTCGTTACTCCGGAGTATAATCGCTCGGTACCTGCCGTTTTAAAGAATGCAATTGACGTTGCATCGCGTCCTTATGGCAAGGCAAAATGGAATAAGAAACCTGCTGCTGTTATTAGCTCTTCCATTGGTGCAATCGGCGGATTTGGCGCCAATCATCACCTACGCCAATCCTTAGTTTTCGTCGATGTTCCTACTATGGCGCAACCAGAAGCCTATATTGGACATGTTGCCAAGCTATTTGACGAGCAAGGCAAGCTGATTAATGAGGATACCGCTAAATTCCTAGAGGATTACCTCGCAGCATTTAGCACCTGGGTTGAACGATTTGTTAAGAAATAA
- a CDS encoding bestrophin family protein, which yields MIVYNPKDWFNTISYLHNSKIFKRLLPYLIISIFVSWGLAYVELEYLKLSDRSWIKNITTVHNLLGFVLSLILVFRTNTAYDRWWEARKQWGTLTNTSRTLAIKMNAFLDPQDKVNRSFYRKSIALYAETLFTYLRSDYTKFMLDEVEHPELNSLDEKKHGPNQVAALIYKKTNILYKEQKITGDQLIVINQDITSLTDVTGACERIKNTPIPLGYSAFIKTFIILYTATLPIGLVFSMGYFVAAAVPFIFYVLATLEMIGESIEEPFGSDSDDLPIEKIAANIKKHTQEILLP from the coding sequence ATGATTGTTTATAACCCAAAGGATTGGTTTAACACCATTAGCTATCTGCATAATAGCAAAATATTTAAGCGTCTTCTTCCCTATCTAATCATCTCCATATTTGTATCATGGGGTCTAGCCTACGTTGAGCTTGAGTATTTAAAGCTGTCTGACCGAAGCTGGATTAAGAACATTACAACTGTCCACAACCTACTCGGCTTTGTACTTTCCTTAATCTTGGTATTTCGTACCAATACAGCCTATGATCGTTGGTGGGAAGCAAGAAAGCAATGGGGTACACTGACAAACACCAGTAGAACTTTAGCCATTAAAATGAATGCATTCCTCGACCCACAGGATAAAGTCAATCGTTCATTCTACAGAAAATCAATAGCATTATATGCTGAAACGTTATTTACCTATCTACGCTCAGACTACACGAAGTTTATGCTTGATGAAGTCGAGCATCCAGAGCTAAATAGTCTTGACGAAAAGAAACATGGGCCTAATCAAGTTGCGGCATTGATTTACAAGAAAACAAACATCCTCTATAAGGAACAAAAAATAACGGGTGATCAGTTAATCGTCATAAATCAAGATATAACAAGCTTGACCGACGTTACTGGGGCATGCGAAAGAATTAAGAATACTCCTATTCCACTTGGCTATAGCGCATTTATCAAGACCTTTATTATCTTGTATACAGCGACTCTGCCGATTGGCTTAGTCTTCTCCATGGGATACTTTGTCGCTGCTGCAGTACCATTTATTTTCTATGTCTTAGCGACATTAGAAATGATTGGCGAATCTATTGAGGAACCCTTTGGATCCGATTCAGACGATTTACCAATCGAAAAGATTGCCGCCAATATCAAGAAGCATACCCAAGAGATTCTATTGCCTTAA
- the trxA gene encoding thioredoxin produces the protein MASFNELIKGNKVVLVDFSAAWCGPCQMLAPILKDVKEELGDHLSIIKIDVDKNQALASKFHVQGVPTLILYKDGEQVWRQSGLQQKHELVRLINSHLS, from the coding sequence ATGGCAAGTTTCAATGAATTAATAAAGGGTAATAAAGTTGTATTGGTTGATTTTTCGGCGGCATGGTGTGGTCCTTGTCAGATGCTTGCGCCGATATTAAAAGACGTGAAGGAGGAGCTAGGGGATCACTTAAGCATCATCAAGATTGATGTTGACAAGAATCAAGCATTAGCTTCTAAGTTTCATGTGCAGGGGGTGCCGACACTAATTCTCTATAAAGATGGAGAGCAGGTCTGGCGTCAAAGTGGATTACAACAGAAACATGAGTTGGTTCGACTGATTAACTCACATCTAAGCTAG
- a CDS encoding glycoside hydrolase family 25 protein, translated as MSKRNKTDKKKVQTDKEVQRKLLIWSITIPVLIVLIIFAIQHRAGISYLFIKWFDKNPVTLEDRTKYDIRNKELMRRYDDKIYGIDVSQYQGDISWDQVLTIHDEFPVDFIFVRATMGESAKDSRFKRNWKEIKDKNKLRGAYHYFRPNENSAKQAKNFIKIVKLEPGDLPPVLDIEEMPRGQSMDSLKVGLKRWLTAVEAHYDIKPILYSADKYFADFLEKEFADYTLWIANYNFWIESPKKHWNFWQFSEKGTVAGIKGPVDLNMYTGSIEDLEELCVD; from the coding sequence ATGTCAAAAAGGAACAAAACTGACAAGAAAAAAGTACAAACAGACAAAGAAGTACAACGTAAACTACTGATCTGGAGTATCACTATTCCTGTACTTATCGTTCTGATAATCTTTGCGATTCAACATCGCGCAGGAATTTCCTATTTGTTTATAAAATGGTTTGATAAAAATCCAGTCACTCTTGAAGATCGCACAAAATATGATATCCGTAATAAGGAATTGATGCGTCGATACGATGATAAGATATATGGAATCGACGTTTCGCAATACCAAGGTGATATTTCCTGGGATCAGGTGCTAACCATACATGATGAGTTCCCTGTCGACTTTATCTTTGTGCGTGCTACCATGGGGGAAAGTGCTAAAGACAGCAGATTTAAAAGGAATTGGAAGGAGATTAAAGATAAAAACAAACTGCGCGGTGCTTACCACTATTTTCGTCCCAATGAGAACTCGGCAAAACAAGCGAAGAATTTTATTAAGATCGTGAAATTGGAACCTGGAGACCTTCCTCCAGTGCTAGACATTGAGGAAATGCCGCGAGGTCAATCTATGGACAGTTTAAAAGTCGGACTAAAACGCTGGCTTACAGCTGTCGAAGCACATTACGACATAAAACCTATACTTTATTCAGCTGATAAATACTTTGCAGACTTCCTAGAAAAGGAATTTGCTGATTATACCCTCTGGATCGCTAACTATAATTTCTGGATCGAAAGCCCCAAAAAACATTGGAACTTCTGGCAATTTTCTGAAAAAGGCACAGTCGCCGGTATCAAAGGTCCGGTTGACCTCAATATGTACACTGGTAGTATTGAAGATCTGGAAGAGCTTTGTGTGGATTAG
- a CDS encoding IS3 family transposase (programmed frameshift) codes for METPKKKSAEKFVKDIRKHTRRIFTSEQKILIVMEALRAETSVAELCRKHNIVQSQFYSWNKEFMEAGKKRLSGDVTREATSDEVSDLKKENARLKEIVADLVVRYDIVKKSRDAGLIHKYRKYMRLSAGEKYEIIQTVTRSEIGVKPTLDSFGIARSTFYKWYQNYLKSGFPGLETNKRSSRRQWNSIPQEQKDLVVEIALKHTELSSRELAYKITDEQGVFISESSVYRILKQRDLIPAPNHFLISAANEFKDKTAFVHQMWQTDFTYFKIIGWGWYYLSTVLDDFSRYIIHWELCDSMKAEDVKRTVDTAIAKAKLKSKAKPKLLSDNGACYVSNELKTYLKCDLKMKQVHGRPMHPQTQGKIERYHRTMKNVVKLNHFYHPEQLIETLTEFVDKYNERRYHESLKNLTPADVYFGRTDQILRKRQQIKMNSIQNRRQLYNQQKLLNL; via the exons ATGGAAACTCCAAAGAAAAAGAGCGCTGAAAAGTTTGTCAAAGACATTCGAAAACACACCCGTAGAATTTTCACTTCAGAACAAAAGATTTTAATCGTGATGGAAGCTTTGCGTGCAGAAACTTCTGTAGCTGAACTTTGTCGCAAACATAATATTGTTCAATCTCAGTTTTATTCTTGGAACAAGGAATTTATGGAAGCTGGCAAAAAACGTCTTTCAGGCGATGTTACGCGAGAAGCAACCAGTGATGAAGTTTCCGATCTGAAGAAAGAAAATGCTCGACTGAAGGAAATAGTAGCAGATCTAGTGGTTCGCTATGATATTGTAAAAAAAAGT AGAGATGCTGGACTAATCCATAAATACAGAAAATATATGCGATTATCAGCAGGCGAAAAATACGAAATCATACAAACAGTGACACGAAGTGAAATCGGAGTGAAACCAACTTTGGACAGCTTTGGGATTGCACGTAGCACCTTTTATAAATGGTATCAAAATTACCTTAAAAGTGGCTTTCCTGGTTTGGAAACAAACAAAAGAAGTTCTCGTAGACAATGGAATAGTATCCCCCAGGAGCAAAAGGATCTGGTTGTCGAGATTGCATTAAAGCACACCGAGTTATCTTCCAGAGAATTAGCCTATAAAATAACAGATGAACAAGGTGTTTTCATTTCTGAATCAAGCGTTTATAGAATATTAAAGCAAAGAGATTTAATCCCAGCACCCAATCATTTTCTTATTTCAGCAGCTAATGAGTTTAAGGATAAAACTGCATTTGTGCATCAAATGTGGCAAACTGACTTCACTTATTTCAAGATTATTGGTTGGGGATGGTACTATTTGAGTACAGTTTTGGATGATTTTAGTCGCTATATCATTCATTGGGAATTATGTGATTCCATGAAAGCCGAAGATGTGAAAAGAACGGTAGATACTGCGATTGCTAAAGCAAAATTGAAGTCAAAGGCAAAGCCGAAATTACTATCAGATAATGGCGCCTGTTACGTATCAAATGAATTGAAAACTTATCTTAAATGCGATCTGAAGATGAAGCAAGTACACGGAAGGCCAATGCATCCCCAAACACAAGGGAAAATCGAACGGTATCACCGAACGATGAAAAACGTTGTTAAACTTAATCATTTTTATCATCCAGAGCAACTTATCGAAACTTTAACAGAATTTGTAGACAAATATAATGAAAGACGTTATCATGAATCACTCAAAAACTTAACTCCAGCAGATGTCTATTTCGGTAGAACCGATCAAATTTTAAGAAAAAGACAACAAATTAAAATGAATTCTATTCAGAATAGAAGGCAATTATATAATCAACAAAAATTACTAAATTTATAA
- a CDS encoding phosphotransferase enzyme family protein: MNSEVMSTNNLENSILSAEKFNIKGNIISSVPFGSGHINDTFKIITDSDTTEQYLLQRINHHVFRNVDGLMANIEKVCNHLKKKLAHLGDKEVLKRTMTLIPTLDGKHYYEDNNGDFWRIFILIPDTRSYDILETTDQAFSGGLAFGQFQKQLSDLDPTTIVEVLPNFHNIEFRMNNLREAIAKDAASRVAEVQDLLDYIFEREGKMRTVLELGRANRLPLRITHNDTKFNNVLLDANDQVQCVIDLDTVMPGYVAYDFGDAIRTIINSAAEDEADVSKIVLNIPLFAAFTAGYLSEAKEFLTKTEAESLIHGVHLLPYMQAVRFLTDYIDGDTYYKIAYPEHNLVRTKAQLKLVQELEANHQVLTDILAENLNS, encoded by the coding sequence ATGAATAGTGAAGTAATGTCAACCAATAATTTAGAAAACAGCATCCTATCAGCCGAAAAATTTAATATCAAAGGAAATATCATTTCTTCAGTTCCATTTGGATCAGGACATATCAATGATACCTTCAAGATTATTACGGATTCCGATACAACAGAACAATATTTACTTCAACGTATAAATCACCATGTATTCCGCAACGTTGACGGTCTCATGGCGAATATTGAGAAGGTATGTAATCATCTCAAAAAGAAACTTGCGCATTTGGGAGATAAAGAAGTGTTAAAACGTACAATGACTTTAATTCCTACTTTGGATGGCAAGCACTATTACGAAGATAACAACGGAGATTTCTGGCGTATATTTATTCTTATTCCCGACACACGTAGCTACGATATATTAGAAACAACGGATCAAGCATTCTCTGGAGGCTTGGCATTTGGGCAATTTCAAAAGCAGTTGAGTGATTTAGATCCAACAACGATTGTTGAAGTGCTTCCAAACTTTCATAATATCGAGTTTCGCATGAATAATCTGCGTGAAGCGATTGCGAAAGATGCGGCATCTCGTGTAGCAGAGGTACAAGATCTATTAGATTATATCTTCGAACGTGAAGGTAAAATGCGTACCGTTCTAGAATTAGGACGCGCAAATAGACTGCCTTTACGGATTACGCACAATGATACCAAGTTCAATAACGTATTACTAGATGCAAATGATCAAGTGCAATGTGTTATTGACTTAGATACGGTTATGCCTGGTTACGTAGCTTATGATTTTGGTGATGCTATTCGTACAATTATTAACTCTGCTGCAGAAGATGAGGCAGATGTATCAAAGATTGTCTTGAATATTCCATTGTTTGCAGCTTTTACTGCTGGCTATTTATCCGAAGCGAAGGAGTTCCTAACAAAGACCGAAGCAGAATCCTTAATTCATGGTGTTCACTTACTGCCTTATATGCAAGCGGTAAGATTCCTAACGGATTATATTGATGGGGACACGTATTATAAAATTGCCTATCCGGAGCATAATTTGGTTCGTACAAAAGCACAATTGAAATTAGTTCAAGAATTAGAGGCGAATCATCAAGTTTTAACTGATATATTAGCGGAGAACTTAAATTCGTAA
- a CDS encoding helix-turn-helix domain-containing protein, whose protein sequence is MIANHQKTDSKVYMSPDTESKLLNALNEWELDRFFLNPGCSINSTAREIGCNSKYLSFVVNKNKGSDFPNYINMLRICYLEDYLRKTEQARSFKLAYLAAYCGFSSYGKFAKSIKDHRGLNPTQFIVYFDQKIA, encoded by the coding sequence ATGATTGCAAACCATCAAAAGACGGATTCAAAGGTTTATATGAGCCCCGACACGGAGAGCAAACTTTTGAATGCCCTAAATGAATGGGAGCTGGATCGGTTTTTTCTGAATCCAGGCTGCTCAATTAATTCTACAGCGCGTGAAATCGGCTGTAACTCGAAGTACTTATCCTTTGTAGTAAACAAAAACAAAGGCAGTGATTTTCCAAACTATATCAATATGCTACGCATATGTTATCTGGAAGATTACTTGCGGAAGACTGAGCAAGCACGAAGCTTTAAGCTCGCTTATTTAGCTGCATATTGTGGATTTTCCTCGTATGGGAAATTTGCAAAATCAATTAAGGATCATCGAGGACTAAACCCAACCCAATTCATCGTTTATTTCGATCAAAAGATCGCTTAA
- a CDS encoding carbohydrate-binding family 9-like protein produces MTLEIAKLNVQELPTGYADWKKALESLTWNDINVAPWTSEFPYVPEVRFQVAYDNKHIILHYDVQEEFVKGQFIRPNENVWEDSCVEFFISFDQRETYYNVEFNVLGVGLIGYGGAVKAERNRLSSEQILKVNTASSVQTILGKKTWQQVLVIPFEILGVKAEDLAGQAAAANFYKCGDGLPNPHFIAWSGIDYPSPNFHLPQFFGEVKFQ; encoded by the coding sequence ATGACGCTTGAAATCGCAAAATTAAACGTGCAGGAGCTACCAACAGGCTATGCTGATTGGAAAAAAGCTTTGGAATCTTTAACATGGAATGACATTAATGTTGCTCCATGGACATCAGAGTTTCCATATGTACCGGAAGTGAGATTTCAAGTTGCTTACGATAACAAGCATATTATTTTGCACTACGACGTGCAGGAAGAGTTTGTAAAAGGACAATTTATCCGCCCGAATGAGAATGTGTGGGAGGATAGTTGTGTGGAATTCTTCATTTCATTTGATCAAAGAGAAACGTATTACAACGTTGAATTCAATGTCTTAGGTGTTGGTTTAATTGGCTATGGAGGTGCTGTGAAGGCTGAGCGTAATCGCTTAAGTAGTGAGCAGATCCTAAAAGTTAATACAGCATCATCGGTGCAAACGATTCTCGGTAAAAAGACTTGGCAACAGGTTTTAGTAATTCCATTCGAGATATTAGGTGTGAAAGCAGAAGACCTTGCGGGTCAAGCAGCCGCCGCGAATTTCTATAAATGTGGAGATGGTTTACCAAATCCACATTTTATAGCTTGGAGTGGCATTGATTATCCTTCACCGAATTTCCACTTGCCGCAGTTCTTTGGCGAGGTTAAATTCCAATAA
- a CDS encoding hemolysin family protein gives MVTEIVIILILIILNGILSASEISIVSSRKARLQAASEKNAGAKTALLLKENPNNFLSTVQIGITLIGILTGFFSGGSISTFLAEQMNKIEVLAPYSAQISVIVVVLTITYLSLVIGELVPKRIGMAIPERYASFIAVPMNFLSKIVKPFVWLLSVSTDFIVKLFNIQSNQNAVTEEEIKALVDEGVDSGAIEGIEHDMVDRVLSLGDKRAINLMVHRSKITFLDIQKSFEENKAYILADEHTEYPVCNGNFDHVIGVVHIKTLFKEYLTSDEPELTNLLQPIPFINENTYAYNIMASMKSSGVMQAVVVDEYGSPQGIITMADLVGALVGGFDSPVDDEKRTIRQREDGSYVIDGSYQLDDFIELFKINLTEDDEDEIGNLTTVAGLVFLLLDHIPEEGEQVVYKNLEFEVLDMDGHRIDKLIVNVQNESSDETANID, from the coding sequence ATGGTCACGGAAATAGTTATTATCCTTATCTTAATCATCCTTAATGGAATTCTTTCAGCATCTGAAATTTCGATTGTATCCAGTCGAAAAGCGCGCCTTCAAGCGGCTAGTGAAAAGAATGCCGGTGCTAAAACAGCGCTACTTCTGAAAGAAAACCCAAACAATTTTTTATCGACTGTTCAAATCGGAATCACTTTAATCGGAATCTTAACTGGTTTCTTTAGTGGTGGCTCTATTTCTACCTTCTTGGCAGAACAAATGAATAAAATCGAAGTGCTCGCCCCTTACAGTGCCCAAATATCTGTCATCGTTGTAGTATTGACTATCACCTATCTATCTTTGGTGATTGGAGAATTAGTACCGAAGCGGATTGGTATGGCTATTCCTGAGCGATATGCATCCTTTATCGCTGTGCCGATGAACTTCTTAAGTAAGATTGTCAAACCTTTCGTATGGTTGTTGAGTGTGTCGACAGACTTTATTGTTAAGCTGTTCAATATTCAATCGAATCAAAATGCAGTAACGGAAGAAGAAATTAAAGCATTAGTAGATGAGGGTGTCGATAGCGGTGCTATTGAAGGTATCGAACATGATATGGTAGACCGTGTATTGAGTTTAGGGGATAAAAGAGCGATTAACCTAATGGTACACCGTTCTAAGATTACCTTTTTAGATATTCAGAAATCTTTTGAAGAGAATAAAGCGTATATCCTTGCCGATGAGCATACTGAATACCCTGTATGTAATGGGAATTTCGACCATGTCATTGGTGTTGTTCATATCAAAACGTTATTTAAGGAGTACTTAACGAGTGATGAACCGGAATTAACCAATCTACTGCAACCCATTCCATTTATCAACGAGAACACCTATGCCTATAACATCATGGCTTCAATGAAGAGTTCAGGCGTGATGCAAGCTGTTGTAGTCGATGAATACGGAAGTCCGCAGGGAATAATCACCATGGCTGACTTAGTTGGTGCCTTGGTAGGTGGATTTGATTCGCCAGTTGACGACGAGAAAAGAACGATACGCCAGCGTGAGGATGGTTCCTATGTCATCGACGGAAGCTATCAATTGGATGATTTTATTGAGCTATTCAAAATTAATCTGACTGAAGACGATGAGGATGAAATCGGAAATCTAACGACGGTTGCAGGTTTAGTATTCCTCCTATTAGACCATATCCCTGAGGAGGGCGAACAAGTCGTATATAAGAACTTAGAGTTCGAAGTACTCGATATGGATGGACATAGAATTGATAAGCTTATTGTCAATGTTCAGAATGAGTCCAGCGATGAAACTGCGAATATTGACTAA
- a CDS encoding transporter associated domain-containing protein, giving the protein MRQREDGSYVIDGSYQLDDFIELFKINLTEDDEDEIGNLTTVAGLVFLLLDHIPEEGEQVVYKNLEFEVLDMDGHRIDKLIVNVQNESSDETANID; this is encoded by the coding sequence ATACGCCAGCGTGAGGATGGTTCCTATGTCATCGACGGAAGCTATCAATTGGATGATTTTATTGAGCTATTCAAAATTAATCTGACTGAAGACGATGAGGATGAAATCGGAAATCTAACGACGGTTGCAGGTTTAGTATTCCTCCTATTAGACCATATCCCTGAGGAGGGCGAACAAGTCGTATATAAGAACTTAGAGTTCGAAGTACTCGATATGGATGGACATAGAATTGATAAGCTTATTGTCAATGTTCAGAATGAGTCCAGCGATGAAACTGCGAATATTGACTAA